One Magnetococcus sp. PR-3 genomic region harbors:
- a CDS encoding phenylacetate--CoA ligase family protein — MFQPELESMPREDLQQLQLSRLQNTVERCYATVDHYREAMDELGVKPHHIQTLADIRHLPFTKKEHLRQNYPFGMFSVPKEQVVRVHASSGTTGKPTVVGYTRRDVKTWASLMARSLGAGGLKAGDRVQNAYGYGLFTGGLGFHYGAEELGCMVIPISGGQTQKQLMLLKDFLPDAICCTPSYALNLAEAAEEMGLDMRKLPVKVGFFGAEPWTEAMRYEIESRLHIDAVDIYGLSELIGPGVAQECVHAKKGLHVWEDHFMVEVVDPDSGEPLPVGEKGELVITSLSKEAFPIIRYATRDISFLDPSPCKCGRTHVRMARPMGRTDDMLIIRGVNVFPSQVEAVLLKTETLSPFWQIEVFRDGNMDSLLVNVEASVPLAEQGQEAMDRVASKTLKDIKDFIGISCRVAVKMPGEVPRSQGKAVRVVDHRKG, encoded by the coding sequence ATGTTTCAGCCTGAATTGGAATCGATGCCCCGTGAGGATCTACAGCAGCTCCAGCTAAGCCGCTTGCAAAATACGGTAGAGCGCTGTTACGCCACGGTGGATCACTACCGTGAAGCCATGGATGAGTTGGGGGTTAAACCACACCACATCCAGACCCTGGCCGATATTCGGCATCTGCCCTTTACCAAAAAGGAACATCTGCGCCAAAACTACCCGTTTGGCATGTTCTCGGTGCCTAAAGAGCAGGTGGTGCGTGTGCATGCCTCCTCAGGCACCACCGGTAAACCGACGGTGGTGGGCTATACCCGCCGGGATGTCAAAACCTGGGCTAGCCTGATGGCCCGCTCCCTGGGCGCCGGCGGTTTGAAGGCCGGTGACCGGGTGCAGAACGCCTACGGTTATGGGCTGTTTACCGGGGGGTTGGGTTTTCACTACGGGGCCGAAGAGCTGGGCTGCATGGTTATTCCTATCTCTGGTGGGCAAACCCAGAAGCAGTTGATGTTGCTTAAAGATTTTTTGCCTGATGCCATCTGTTGCACCCCCTCCTATGCGCTGAACCTGGCGGAAGCGGCCGAGGAGATGGGGCTGGATATGCGTAAACTGCCGGTGAAGGTGGGCTTTTTTGGCGCGGAACCTTGGACCGAGGCCATGCGCTATGAAATTGAGTCACGCCTGCATATTGATGCGGTGGATATTTATGGTCTGTCGGAGCTGATCGGCCCCGGTGTGGCCCAGGAGTGTGTGCATGCCAAAAAAGGGCTGCATGTGTGGGAGGATCACTTCATGGTTGAGGTGGTGGATCCCGACTCCGGTGAGCCGTTGCCGGTGGGCGAAAAAGGGGAGCTGGTCATCACCTCCCTGAGCAAAGAGGCCTTCCCCATTATCCGCTATGCCACACGGGATATCAGCTTTTTAGACCCCTCACCCTGTAAGTGTGGTCGGACCCATGTACGCATGGCCAGACCCATGGGACGTACCGACGATATGTTGATTATTCGCGGTGTGAACGTCTTTCCCTCTCAGGTTGAGGCGGTGTTGTTAAAGACGGAGACACTCTCGCCATTCTGGCAGATTGAAGTGTTCCGTGACGGTAATATGGACTCTTTACTGGTCAACGTTGAAGCGTCGGTACCCCTGGCTGAACAGGGGCAGGAAGCGATGGATCGTGTGGCCAGTAAGACATTAAAGGATATTAAGGATTTCATCGGGATCTCCTGTCGCGTGGCGGTGAAAATGCCCGGTGAAGTACCCCGTTCCCAAGGTAAAGCGGTACGGGTGGTGGATCACCGGAAGGGGTAA
- a CDS encoding branched-chain amino acid ABC transporter permease, translating into MRRLLSFLALVVLVAALPVLFPDNYYVTVVGTMIAFNAMMAVGLNLLIGYGGQISLGHAAFFGIGAYSSGLLTTNFGLNPWLAMVVGMGATFIVAWGIARPVLRLKGHYLAMATLGFGIICNILMVQPVEITGGPDGLSDIPPLALFGWMIETDLQWYGVAMVAMLISVWIALNLVASRVGHGLRALHGSEVGAQMMGVDTATIKVKIFVVSALFASVAGSLFAHQQGFVSPETFGFHFSIELVVMVVLGGLASTYGAVFGAAVLTLLPEVLVLFDEYEMLILGGIMMALMIFLPQGVWVAMVRLFTRFKPGAEAVR; encoded by the coding sequence ATGAGGCGTCTGCTGAGCTTTTTGGCCCTGGTGGTGCTGGTAGCGGCGCTGCCGGTCCTGTTCCCGGATAACTACTACGTCACCGTTGTGGGCACCATGATCGCCTTTAACGCCATGATGGCGGTGGGGTTAAACCTGCTCATCGGCTATGGCGGGCAGATCTCGCTGGGCCATGCGGCCTTCTTTGGCATCGGTGCCTACAGCAGTGGTCTGCTCACCACCAACTTTGGTCTGAACCCCTGGTTGGCCATGGTGGTGGGGATGGGGGCAACCTTTATTGTCGCCTGGGGTATTGCCCGTCCGGTGCTCCGCCTAAAAGGGCACTATCTGGCTATGGCCACGCTGGGCTTTGGCATTATCTGCAACATCCTTATGGTGCAGCCGGTGGAGATTACCGGCGGCCCGGATGGCCTGAGTGATATCCCACCGCTCGCCCTGTTTGGTTGGATGATCGAAACCGACCTGCAGTGGTACGGGGTGGCGATGGTGGCCATGCTGATCTCGGTCTGGATCGCCCTAAACCTGGTGGCCTCCCGCGTGGGGCATGGGTTGCGTGCCCTGCATGGTTCAGAGGTTGGCGCGCAGATGATGGGGGTGGATACCGCCACCATTAAAGTTAAAATTTTTGTGGTCTCCGCCCTGTTTGCCTCCGTGGCGGGCTCTCTGTTTGCCCATCAACAAGGGTTTGTCAGTCCTGAGACCTTTGGTTTCCACTTCTCGATTGAGCTGGTGGTGATGGTGGTGCTTGGGGGCTTGGCCTCCACCTATGGGGCGGTGTTTGGCGCGGCTGTGCTGACCCTACTGCCTGAGGTGTTGGTGCTGTTTGATGAATATGAAATGCTAATTCTCGGGGGCATTATGATGGCCCTGATGATCTTTTTGCCCCAGGGGGTGTGGGTGGCCATGGTGCGGCTGTTCACCCGCTTTAAACCGGGTGCGGAGGCGGTGCGATGA
- a CDS encoding ABC transporter ATP-binding protein, translating to MASEVMLQVAGLSSRYGRVTAIEEIALTVHTGELVAIVGANGAGKTTLLRTLSGVQPMAAGQVEFAGTNITKTAAHLRTQMGMGHVPEGRQMFSALSVEDNLVLGGYAQRNQQAWLSETLQWIYDLFPILKEKRHDAAGSLSGGQQQMVAIGRALMGKPKLLLLDEPSMGLAPLLVAEILRVIKTLNREQGLTCLLVEQNARAALTIAHRGYVLETGRVAMEGAGKALLNDEAIKKAYLGH from the coding sequence ATGGCCTCTGAAGTCATGTTACAGGTCGCGGGTTTAAGCAGCCGCTATGGCCGGGTAACCGCCATAGAAGAGATTGCCCTGACGGTCCACACCGGTGAGCTGGTGGCCATTGTTGGGGCCAATGGCGCCGGTAAGACCACGCTGCTGCGTACCCTCTCAGGGGTGCAACCCATGGCGGCTGGGCAGGTTGAGTTTGCGGGCACCAACATTACCAAAACCGCAGCCCACCTACGGACCCAAATGGGGATGGGGCATGTGCCAGAAGGGCGGCAGATGTTCTCTGCCCTATCGGTTGAGGATAATCTGGTGCTGGGGGGCTATGCCCAGCGCAACCAGCAAGCTTGGCTGAGCGAGACCCTGCAGTGGATCTATGATCTGTTCCCCATTTTAAAAGAGAAACGCCACGACGCCGCCGGTTCCCTCTCGGGAGGGCAGCAGCAGATGGTGGCCATTGGTCGGGCGTTGATGGGCAAACCCAAGCTGCTGTTGTTGGATGAACCCTCCATGGGGTTGGCGCCCCTGCTGGTGGCGGAGATTTTACGGGTGATCAAAACCCTAAACCGTGAACAGGGTTTAACCTGCCTGTTGGTCGAGCAAAACGCCCGTGCGGCGCTCACCATCGCCCACCGGGGCTACGTGCTGGAGACCGGGCGGGTGGCGATGGAGGGGGCGGGTAAGGCGCTGCTTAATGATGAAGCGATTAAAAAGGCCTATCTGGGCCACTAA
- a CDS encoding CBS and ACT domain-containing protein, with amino-acid sequence MYVDRIMTLEVVAIAPTATWTEMNELMRTRRFHHLPVVEDGALVGVVTSHDLERAQPSAVTTLSVSEANYLLSKVTAQTIMEKAVVTTGPKTLIEEAGVLMREKEIGFLPVLNAHDQLVGVVTQSDLMDFFLDVTGSTLKESARIAMHLSDAPGKLTELLGRINALGGYIATVVSPLHPDKTGLRIVIIRFKAANPQALVKALEDRGYDMISEDM; translated from the coding sequence ATGTATGTGGATCGCATCATGACCCTGGAGGTGGTTGCCATCGCCCCCACGGCGACCTGGACCGAGATGAATGAGCTGATGCGTACGCGCCGCTTTCATCATCTACCGGTGGTGGAGGATGGGGCGTTGGTGGGGGTGGTGACCAGCCATGATCTGGAGCGGGCCCAACCCTCAGCGGTGACCACCCTGTCGGTCTCTGAGGCCAACTATCTGCTCAGCAAGGTGACCGCCCAGACCATTATGGAAAAAGCGGTGGTGACCACCGGCCCCAAGACCCTGATTGAAGAGGCTGGGGTGCTGATGCGGGAAAAAGAGATCGGTTTTTTGCCGGTTTTAAATGCGCACGATCAGCTCGTGGGGGTGGTGACCCAGTCTGATCTGATGGACTTTTTTTTGGATGTCACCGGCTCGACCTTAAAAGAGAGTGCCCGGATCGCCATGCACCTGTCCGATGCACCCGGCAAGTTGACCGAGCTGTTGGGGCGGATCAATGCTTTGGGGGGCTATATCGCCACGGTTGTCTCCCCCTTACACCCCGATAAAACCGGTCTGCGGATTGTCATTATCCGCTTTAAGGCCGCCAACCCCCAGGCGCTGGTTAAGGCGTTGGAAGACCGGGGTTACGATATGATTTCTGAGGATATGTAA
- a CDS encoding ABC transporter ATP-binding protein — MSSLLRTDHLTKSFGGVSAIFELSFAVEQGGIFSVIGPNGAGKTTLFNLLSGIYTPSSGQIFYNDQAVVGAEPHTMAAMGISRTFQTPQIFFNMSALENVLVGRHRHGQAGFWAAALRLPSAVKEDRLMQEQARDALAFCGLSHLEGRDADALPYGELKRLEVARALASEPKLLLMDEPAAGLNDTETAVMGALIEKLAQSGITVMLVEHNMELVMGISQQLLVLDFGSKLAEGSPAEIRDNPRVIEAYLGDGALTDGL; from the coding sequence ATGAGTAGCTTGCTGCGTACCGACCATTTAACCAAAAGCTTTGGTGGGGTCTCGGCCATTTTTGAGCTGAGCTTTGCGGTGGAGCAGGGGGGGATCTTCTCGGTGATCGGTCCTAATGGTGCCGGTAAAACCACCCTGTTTAATCTGCTGTCGGGTATCTACACCCCGAGCTCTGGGCAGATCTTTTATAACGATCAAGCGGTGGTTGGGGCCGAACCCCACACCATGGCGGCCATGGGGATATCCCGAACCTTCCAGACCCCTCAAATTTTTTTCAATATGTCAGCGTTAGAGAATGTCCTGGTGGGGCGGCATCGCCATGGTCAGGCGGGCTTTTGGGCGGCTGCACTGCGCTTGCCCTCAGCGGTTAAAGAGGACCGTTTGATGCAGGAGCAAGCCCGTGACGCGCTGGCTTTTTGCGGGCTCTCCCACCTGGAGGGGCGCGATGCCGATGCCCTGCCATATGGTGAGTTGAAACGTCTGGAAGTGGCCCGTGCCCTGGCCAGCGAACCCAAGCTGTTGCTGATGGATGAACCCGCGGCAGGGTTGAACGATACCGAGACGGCGGTGATGGGGGCGTTAATTGAAAAATTGGCCCAAAGTGGCATAACCGTCATGTTGGTGGAGCACAATATGGAGCTGGTGATGGGGATTTCCCAACAGCTGCTGGTGCTGGATTTTGGCAGTAAGTTGGCCGAGGGTAGCCCTGCGGAGATCCGTGATAACCCCCGTGTGATCGAAGCCTACCTGGGGGATGGAGCGTTGACTGATGGCCTCTGA
- a CDS encoding PaaI family thioesterase, with product MSDDAKALAQKVGRWMCDIPFARTLGIEFTDADVGYGLARMVVSKEMLNGVGIIHGGAVFAFADTIFGVACNSEGQVAVALSCSITFSAPSYEGEVLICEAKQLSRSRKTGHYDVNVHKEDGTHVAHYSGTAYMRSDHVDHWMEPKSSEPL from the coding sequence ATGAGTGACGATGCCAAGGCCTTGGCCCAAAAAGTGGGCCGCTGGATGTGTGACATCCCTTTTGCCCGTACCTTGGGTATTGAGTTTACCGATGCCGATGTCGGCTATGGGTTGGCCCGTATGGTGGTGAGTAAGGAGATGCTCAACGGGGTGGGGATTATCCACGGTGGGGCGGTCTTTGCCTTTGCCGATACCATTTTTGGTGTGGCCTGTAACAGTGAAGGGCAGGTGGCGGTGGCGCTCTCCTGTTCCATCACCTTCTCGGCCCCTTCTTATGAGGGCGAGGTGCTGATCTGCGAAGCCAAGCAGCTTAGCCGTAGCCGCAAAACCGGCCATTATGATGTGAATGTGCATAAGGAAGATGGCACCCATGTGGCCCACTACTCAGGAACCGCCTATATGCGTTCCGACCATGTGGACCACTGGATGGAGCCTAAAAGTTCAGAGCCCTTATAG
- a CDS encoding indolepyruvate oxidoreductase subunit beta: MEADQTTNILVCGIGGQGIMTAAEVLSEAAIATGHDVKKTEVAGMAQRGGVVTSHVRFGEKVFSPVVAAGTADFILGFEAAEGMRWIPHLRPGAAALVNTLRLEPPVVSIGLFDYPEDPVMAIREAGVTCYPFDAGEAARELGNLKLVNSIMLGAVADQLPFGAEVLKKCLLDRFKVRKPKLVDINDQAFEKGRALIRAAAKVC; this comes from the coding sequence ATGGAAGCGGATCAAACGACAAACATCCTGGTTTGCGGTATTGGCGGCCAGGGGATTATGACCGCGGCAGAGGTGCTCTCTGAGGCGGCCATTGCCACCGGTCATGATGTTAAAAAAACCGAAGTGGCGGGTATGGCCCAACGGGGTGGGGTGGTGACCTCCCACGTGCGTTTTGGTGAGAAGGTGTTCTCCCCGGTGGTGGCCGCGGGTACGGCGGACTTTATTCTGGGTTTTGAAGCGGCTGAAGGCATGCGCTGGATCCCCCATCTGCGTCCTGGTGCTGCGGCGTTGGTGAATACGCTGCGTTTGGAGCCCCCTGTGGTTTCCATTGGTCTGTTTGATTATCCAGAGGACCCGGTAATGGCGATCCGTGAAGCCGGGGTGACCTGTTATCCGTTCGATGCCGGTGAAGCGGCCCGTGAGCTGGGTAACCTGAAACTGGTTAACAGCATTATGTTGGGGGCCGTGGCCGACCAGCTACCCTTTGGGGCGGAGGTGCTGAAAAAGTGCCTGCTGGATCGCTTTAAGGTGCGCAAGCCCAAGTTGGTGGATATCAACGATCAGGCCTTTGAAAAAGGTCGGGCATTGATCCGGGCGGCCGCCAAGGTCTGCTGA
- a CDS encoding thiamine pyrophosphate-dependent enzyme, with protein sequence MLTHPLVSAEAGTKMLLSGNEAVARAVWEAGCRVAAAYPGTPSTEILENVCLFKDMYSEWSVNEKVSLEVAIGASMAGSRAFCAMKHVGLNVASDALMTQTLAGVGGGLVIAVADDVGFSSSQNEQDSRFWGRFAHLPILEPADSQEAFEMTRLAFGLSEDLDAPVILRMTTRICHVKAMVTVGERHEKAVAGFKKDPDRWVMTPAAAQKRVPWMLQRDRRLKDMANRSGLNRLEQGADKRLGFITSGPAYMHVKEAFPNHPILKMGFSHPLPEREIRALAEQVEKIVVAEEVEPLVEGELKAMGLDVVIHGKDILPEFGELSPANMRGPVAKLLGETYKPPVTIPPVKVFPRPPTMCTACPHLGVFYTLSRVRNIYISGDIGCYTLGAGHPWEALDTCISMGASMGIALGLDKGRGAVDEKKGIVGVIGDSTFLHMGMQGLLDIVYNKGNVTIMLLDNRAVGMTGGQENPGSGRDIHGEEAPRVDFAKLVEALGVRPERIRRVDPYVLPDLFKTVRHEVKQNEPSVILTDQPCVLIDDYDALKPLYVEEDKCTGCANCLDVGCPAILVTKRGKEVKNNGKEVDLAWVKIETSACTGCNLCPDTCAHDAILPFTPVVAEMP encoded by the coding sequence ATGCTAACGCATCCCTTGGTATCCGCAGAAGCGGGTACAAAAATGTTACTGTCGGGCAACGAAGCTGTGGCCCGTGCTGTGTGGGAAGCCGGTTGCCGTGTGGCGGCCGCCTATCCTGGAACACCCTCCACAGAAATTTTGGAAAACGTATGCCTGTTTAAGGATATGTATTCTGAATGGTCGGTGAATGAGAAGGTCTCTCTGGAGGTTGCCATCGGTGCCTCTATGGCTGGGTCCCGTGCCTTCTGTGCCATGAAGCATGTGGGGCTGAACGTGGCCTCTGATGCTTTAATGACCCAAACCCTGGCGGGTGTGGGGGGCGGTCTGGTGATCGCTGTGGCGGACGATGTGGGTTTTTCCTCCTCACAAAATGAGCAGGACTCCCGCTTTTGGGGCCGTTTTGCCCACCTGCCTATTCTGGAGCCTGCGGACTCGCAAGAGGCGTTTGAGATGACCCGTCTGGCCTTTGGCCTGTCCGAAGATCTGGATGCCCCGGTTATTCTGCGTATGACCACCCGTATTTGCCATGTTAAAGCCATGGTGACGGTTGGGGAGCGCCATGAAAAAGCGGTGGCGGGGTTTAAAAAAGATCCTGACCGCTGGGTTATGACCCCCGCCGCAGCCCAAAAACGGGTGCCGTGGATGTTGCAGCGTGACCGCCGCTTAAAGGATATGGCCAACCGCAGTGGGTTGAACCGTCTGGAGCAGGGTGCGGATAAGCGCCTTGGTTTTATCACCTCCGGCCCGGCCTATATGCATGTCAAAGAGGCCTTCCCCAACCACCCCATCTTAAAAATGGGTTTTAGCCACCCGCTGCCTGAGCGTGAGATCCGTGCCCTGGCTGAGCAGGTGGAAAAAATTGTGGTGGCCGAAGAGGTTGAGCCGCTGGTTGAAGGCGAGCTGAAGGCCATGGGGCTGGATGTGGTGATCCACGGTAAGGATATCCTGCCTGAGTTTGGTGAGCTCTCCCCGGCCAATATGCGGGGCCCGGTGGCCAAACTGTTGGGCGAGACCTACAAGCCGCCGGTCACCATTCCCCCGGTGAAGGTGTTCCCACGTCCCCCCACCATGTGTACCGCCTGTCCCCACCTTGGGGTGTTCTATACCCTCTCACGGGTTCGTAACATCTACATCTCTGGCGACATCGGTTGCTACACCTTGGGTGCGGGTCACCCTTGGGAGGCACTGGATACCTGCATCTCTATGGGCGCCTCCATGGGGATTGCCCTGGGTCTGGATAAAGGCCGGGGTGCGGTGGATGAGAAGAAGGGCATTGTGGGGGTGATTGGTGACTCCACCTTCCTGCATATGGGTATGCAGGGGTTGTTGGATATTGTCTATAACAAGGGCAATGTCACCATTATGCTGCTGGATAACCGTGCGGTGGGTATGACCGGTGGTCAGGAAAACCCCGGTTCCGGTCGGGATATCCATGGCGAAGAGGCCCCCCGTGTGGACTTTGCCAAGCTGGTGGAGGCCCTGGGTGTGCGTCCGGAGCGTATTCGCCGTGTTGACCCCTATGTGCTGCCCGATCTGTTCAAGACGGTGCGTCATGAGGTGAAGCAGAACGAGCCTTCTGTGATCTTGACCGATCAACCCTGTGTGTTGATTGATGATTATGATGCCCTTAAGCCTCTTTATGTGGAGGAAGATAAGTGTACCGGCTGCGCCAACTGCCTGGATGTCGGCTGCCCGGCTATTTTGGTCACCAAGCGTGGTAAAGAGGTGAAGAATAACGGTAAAGAGGTCGATCTGGCCTGGGTGAAGATTGAGACCAGCGCCTGTACCGGCTGTAATCTCTGCCCCGATACCTGCGCCCACGATGCCATTTTACCCTTTACCCCTGTTGTTGCGGAGATGCCCTGA